A stretch of the Parabacteroides timonensis genome encodes the following:
- a CDS encoding TIM barrel protein, with amino-acid sequence MTLNRRNFLRTTLSGAAVAAVSTGALASCAGKASSDEKCPETKSCCNSNAKLNLSFQEGTPPGESLNEKFDYMEKMGIVGFEPGGRGLKDRVGEIKQALNGRNIKVSAICAGFEGFILSTDPAIRQKCMDTMKEIITAAGELGSTGVIIVPAFNGQVPALPHNQETRDFLCEQFNEMGNHAAQNGTTVIFEPLNRKECFYMRQVADAASVCRDINNPGVRCMGDFWHMTWEETSDMGAFLSAGDYLQHVHVASRKRRSMPGEDGDADNYINGFKGLKMLGYDKYVSFECGCQGDRNTVLPAAVELLRKQWEEA; translated from the coding sequence ATGACTCTGAATAGAAGAAACTTTTTAAGAACAACCCTTTCCGGTGCTGCAGTTGCTGCTGTCAGTACCGGGGCGTTGGCTTCCTGTGCCGGCAAGGCTTCTTCGGATGAAAAATGTCCGGAGACTAAATCTTGCTGTAACAGTAATGCAAAACTGAACCTTTCTTTCCAGGAAGGAACTCCCCCGGGTGAAAGCCTCAACGAGAAGTTCGATTATATGGAGAAGATGGGTATCGTCGGTTTTGAACCGGGCGGACGCGGATTGAAAGACCGTGTGGGTGAGATCAAACAAGCCCTGAACGGACGTAACATCAAAGTCAGTGCCATCTGTGCAGGTTTCGAAGGTTTTATCCTTTCTACCGATCCGGCTATCCGTCAGAAATGTATGGATACAATGAAAGAGATCATTACGGCTGCCGGCGAACTGGGTTCGACAGGCGTTATCATCGTTCCGGCGTTCAACGGACAGGTGCCGGCACTTCCTCATAACCAGGAAACCCGCGACTTCCTTTGCGAACAGTTCAACGAGATGGGTAACCATGCGGCTCAGAACGGAACGACCGTTATTTTTGAACCATTGAACCGTAAAGAATGTTTCTATATGCGTCAGGTAGCCGATGCTGCTTCCGTATGCCGGGATATCAATAATCCGGGCGTTCGTTGCATGGGTGACTTCTGGCATATGACCTGGGAAGAAACTTCCGACATGGGAGCGTTCCTCTCGGCGGGCGACTATCTGCAACACGTACACGTAGCAAGCCGCAAACGACGCAGCATGCCGGGTGAAGACGGTGATGCGGATAACTATATAAATGGCTTCAAAGGCCTGAAGATGTTGGGTTATGATAAATATGTAAGTTTCGAATGCGGATGTCAGGGTGATCGTAACACGGTTCTTCCTGCCGCAGTGGAATTATTACGCAAACAATGGGAAGAAGCATAA
- a CDS encoding helix-turn-helix transcriptional regulator, translating into MQMSEVVEEHPSLIPVINRFGIRLGLGDKSVKTICDEYQLDTDFLLTVINTFLNEEYFPERKLQTFHTSQIIDYLTKTNQYYLRYQLPNIERHLTSFISMSTPGNNTLNLIGKFFSSFKEELTSRIEKDDQIWFPYCLSLSEKINGCQASDGAEVLQLGGEQRLEDPIEALLSDLKGIMVKHLSGDYNENLCYAVIFGISSLAKDIKQHNRIRYRILTPMVSAMEKLCK; encoded by the coding sequence ATGCAAATGAGCGAGGTGGTGGAAGAACATCCCTCGCTCATTCCTGTAATCAACCGGTTTGGTATCCGCCTTGGATTAGGCGACAAATCGGTGAAAACGATCTGTGACGAATATCAGTTGGATACGGATTTCCTGCTGACAGTGATCAATACGTTCCTGAATGAAGAGTATTTTCCGGAGAGGAAGCTACAAACATTCCATACTTCGCAGATCATCGATTACCTGACCAAGACCAACCAGTATTATTTACGTTATCAACTGCCGAACATAGAGCGGCATCTTACCTCTTTTATCTCTATGAGTACACCGGGCAACAATACGTTGAACCTGATCGGTAAATTCTTCTCTTCTTTTAAGGAAGAGTTGACATCACGCATAGAGAAAGACGATCAGATATGGTTTCCCTATTGTCTGTCTTTAAGTGAAAAGATCAACGGCTGTCAGGCCTCGGATGGAGCCGAAGTGCTTCAGCTCGGTGGCGAGCAACGGTTGGAAGACCCTATTGAAGCCTTGCTTTCCGACTTGAAAGGCATTATGGTTAAACATCTTTCGGGCGATTATAACGAGAATTTATGTTATGCCGTGATCTTCGGGATCAGCAGTCTCGCGAAAGACATCAAGCAACATAACCGTATCCGCTACCGTATTCTTACTCCGATGGTTTCGGCTATGGAAAAACTGTGTAAATAA
- a CDS encoding helix-turn-helix transcriptional regulator, producing MHRTRQIAIILSDTLQSIGLQSLLTDYFPPVEVCWFPTFDAFNIDGCNDTFDYYFTSPETQVMNGDFFLPRRSKTIVLINGGEGDGGISTTNHITIKASQEIIIEQLQQLLTNDNSGNLSGDTNKDLSTRETDVLQLIVKGITNKEIADKLSISLNTVLTHRKNITTKLGIKTVSGLTFYAIMNGIISGDDIEL from the coding sequence ATGCATAGAACCAGGCAAATAGCAATCATTTTATCCGATACTTTGCAGAGTATTGGTCTTCAGAGCTTGCTTACCGACTATTTCCCTCCTGTGGAAGTGTGTTGGTTCCCTACGTTCGATGCATTCAATATCGATGGTTGTAACGATACGTTCGATTACTATTTTACCTCACCCGAGACACAGGTTATGAACGGTGATTTTTTCCTTCCCCGTCGTAGTAAGACGATTGTGTTAATCAATGGGGGAGAAGGAGACGGTGGAATTTCTACAACGAATCATATCACGATAAAAGCTTCCCAGGAGATTATCATCGAGCAGTTGCAGCAATTGCTGACCAACGATAACTCCGGTAATTTATCCGGGGATACGAACAAAGATCTTTCCACTCGCGAAACCGATGTCCTCCAATTGATCGTAAAAGGTATCACCAACAAGGAAATAGCCGATAAATTAAGTATCAGTCTTAACACAGTTCTTACTCACCGGAAGAACATCACTACTAAATTAGGCATTAAAACCGTTTCCGGCCTGACTTTCTATGCCATCATGAACGGGATCATTTCGGGTGATGATATAGA